In the genome of Mucisphaera calidilacus, one region contains:
- a CDS encoding response regulator, whose product MGESNGSELTSKQVFTTGEAATVCKVSQQTIIRCFDSGRLNGFRVPGSRFRRIPREELIRFMRANDIPTDEFESTRKTVLVVDDDPQILEVFRELIGGDERIDLKTASTGYDAGILTEQVRPDLMILDYMLPDINGNVVCNTVRSNDDLGQMKIVIVSGVVNQEEVDGLLRAGADEFIKKPFNAEQLLDRIETLLGFEG is encoded by the coding sequence ATGGGCGAGAGCAACGGGTCGGAACTCACGAGCAAGCAGGTCTTCACGACGGGTGAGGCGGCGACGGTCTGCAAGGTTTCCCAGCAGACAATCATTCGCTGTTTCGACAGCGGCCGGCTCAATGGTTTCCGCGTGCCGGGCAGTCGTTTTCGTCGGATTCCGCGTGAGGAGTTGATCCGTTTCATGCGTGCGAACGACATCCCGACGGATGAGTTCGAGTCGACGCGTAAGACGGTTCTGGTCGTGGATGATGACCCTCAGATTCTTGAGGTGTTCCGCGAGCTGATCGGCGGCGACGAGCGTATTGACCTGAAGACGGCGTCGACGGGTTATGACGCGGGCATCCTGACCGAGCAGGTTCGTCCGGACCTGATGATCCTTGACTACATGCTCCCGGACATCAACGGGAACGTGGTGTGCAACACGGTTCGGAGCAATGACGATCTGGGTCAGATGAAGATCGTGATTGTTTCGGGTGTGGTGAACCAGGAAGAAGTGGATGGGCTGCTGCGCGCGGGCGCGGACGAGTTCATCAAGAAACCGTTCAACGCCGAGCAGCTTCTTGACCGTATCGAGACGCTGCTGGGTTTCGAGGGCTGA
- a CDS encoding HDOD domain-containing protein, which produces MPEAAAPAAQLDDARRAELILRKVDSLPTLPSVATRLLDLTAREDAEAGEVISLVKSDPALTSRILAMCRTADKGVSNEVLTIDRAVVLLGFSAIRNVVLSLQVGRYFEQMNPDTEQPAEAGLDRTGLWIHSLAVAVTAELIAELHPERKELRADQAFVCGLLHDLGKLTLDYVLPRSYGKVLRVAEERQCGLAEVEKRVLGIDHLTAGKRISETWGLPDTVRDVMWQHALPAEALRDQPSGAMVQLVALANALVRSLHLGVSGSHGRRNRTPEYAEALGIEYGWLDRISTHVVERIETLSETLGIGAKPSVELLLDSVRSANAALARMNQSLERKSVAGTHAERTLAILSRFQKRINAQHGLAGTLVAVSESARVWAEGQVRAAWFFADGHRGTIWGGSWFRFDDRLEPVNSGRVDPPASCDLEALGSMWGVPACESASWLVRASGIEENPGDRLVVLGHPATGYAILIANASRWPAQQASGPLLSAWSTAIAAASAYERTQRLNEDLVRVGAELSEAQDELVRNRSMARLGEVTAGAAHEMNNPLTVLSGRAQLLAMKCKPGSDEHKSAQVMMKASEKLTDLITSLHILAKPQVPMRSEADLGQIIQVASGQARDLARAKPEVELGLQIPEGLPKANIDPEQIRGALVEVICNAFEAPARALVRVSLELGSGGRRALILVRDDGPGMDLHTLEHACDPFFSSKAAGRRTGMGLSRARAFINGHDGRLELDSIPGQGTTVTLHLPLDRQG; this is translated from the coding sequence ATGCCAGAAGCGGCCGCGCCGGCGGCTCAACTAGACGACGCTCGACGCGCCGAGCTGATCCTGCGCAAGGTGGACAGCCTGCCGACGCTGCCCTCGGTGGCGACGCGGCTGCTTGATCTGACCGCGCGTGAGGATGCCGAGGCGGGTGAGGTGATCTCGCTGGTGAAGTCGGATCCGGCGTTGACGTCGCGGATCCTGGCGATGTGTCGCACGGCCGACAAGGGCGTGAGCAACGAGGTCCTGACGATCGACCGTGCGGTAGTGCTGCTGGGCTTCAGCGCGATCCGCAACGTGGTGCTCTCGCTTCAGGTGGGTCGTTACTTCGAACAGATGAATCCGGACACGGAGCAGCCCGCGGAGGCGGGGCTGGACCGGACGGGCTTGTGGATTCACAGCCTGGCGGTGGCGGTGACGGCGGAGCTGATCGCGGAGCTGCACCCGGAGCGTAAGGAGTTGCGTGCGGACCAGGCGTTTGTTTGCGGTCTGCTGCACGACCTGGGCAAGCTGACGCTGGATTACGTGCTGCCGCGCTCGTACGGCAAGGTGCTGCGAGTGGCGGAGGAGCGTCAGTGCGGTCTGGCGGAGGTGGAGAAGCGTGTTCTGGGGATTGATCACCTGACGGCGGGCAAGCGTATCTCGGAGACGTGGGGTCTGCCGGACACGGTTCGTGACGTGATGTGGCAGCACGCGTTGCCGGCGGAGGCGTTGCGCGATCAGCCCAGCGGCGCGATGGTTCAGCTGGTGGCGTTGGCGAACGCGTTGGTTCGTTCGCTGCACCTTGGGGTGTCGGGCAGCCACGGTCGTCGGAACCGGACGCCTGAGTACGCGGAGGCGTTGGGGATCGAGTACGGGTGGCTGGACCGGATCAGCACGCACGTGGTGGAGCGGATCGAGACGCTGAGCGAGACGCTGGGGATCGGTGCCAAGCCGTCGGTGGAGTTGCTGCTGGACTCGGTGCGTTCGGCGAACGCGGCTCTGGCGCGGATGAATCAGTCGCTGGAGCGCAAGTCGGTGGCGGGCACGCACGCGGAGCGTACGCTGGCGATCCTGAGTCGTTTCCAGAAGCGGATCAACGCTCAGCACGGTCTGGCGGGGACGCTGGTGGCGGTGTCGGAGTCGGCGCGGGTGTGGGCGGAGGGTCAGGTTCGTGCGGCGTGGTTTTTTGCGGACGGTCACCGCGGGACGATCTGGGGCGGCTCGTGGTTCCGGTTTGATGATCGCCTGGAGCCGGTGAATTCGGGCCGTGTTGATCCGCCGGCGTCGTGCGATCTGGAGGCGTTGGGTTCGATGTGGGGTGTGCCGGCGTGTGAGTCGGCGTCGTGGCTGGTTCGTGCCTCGGGGATCGAGGAGAACCCGGGCGACCGTCTGGTGGTGCTGGGTCATCCGGCGACGGGGTACGCGATTCTGATCGCGAACGCGTCGCGTTGGCCGGCGCAGCAGGCGTCGGGGCCTTTGTTGTCGGCGTGGTCGACGGCGATCGCGGCGGCGTCGGCGTACGAGCGGACGCAGCGGCTCAACGAGGACCTGGTGCGTGTGGGTGCGGAGCTGAGCGAGGCGCAGGACGAGCTGGTGCGTAACCGCTCGATGGCGCGTCTGGGCGAGGTGACGGCGGGTGCGGCGCACGAGATGAACAATCCGCTGACGGTGTTGTCGGGTCGTGCGCAGCTGCTGGCGATGAAGTGCAAGCCGGGTTCGGACGAGCACAAGTCGGCGCAGGTGATGATGAAGGCGTCGGAGAAGCTGACGGACCTGATCACGAGCCTGCATATTCTGGCGAAGCCTCAGGTGCCGATGCGCAGCGAGGCCGACCTGGGTCAGATCATTCAGGTGGCGTCGGGTCAGGCGCGTGACCTGGCGCGTGCCAAGCCGGAGGTGGAGCTGGGCCTTCAGATTCCGGAGGGGTTGCCCAAGGCGAATATCGATCCCGAGCAGATCCGTGGCGCGTTGGTGGAGGTGATCTGCAACGCGTTCGAGGCGCCGGCGCGTGCGTTGGTGCGTGTGAGCCTGGAGCTGGGTTCGGGCGGTCGTCGGGCGTTGATCCTGGTGCGTGATGACGGTCCGGGTATGGACCTGCACACGCTGGAGCACGCTTGCGATCCGTTCTTCAGCAGTAAAGCTGCGGGGAGAAGGACGGGTATGGGGCTTTCGCGGGCGCGGGCCTTTATTAACGGTCACGACGGTCGTCTGGAACTTGACAGCATCCCGGGGCAGGGAACGACCGTCACCCTTCATCTTCCGCTTGACCGGCAGGGCTGA
- a CDS encoding DUF1800 domain-containing protein, with protein MPSLLSPIPDARFGPAQARHLLCRVAFGPDRVRAARLSELGVHQAVETVLAGADTSGLPEPPVDPDVRRPFTREEQQAYRQAINSEDPELRKKAREARQAFDRKDRQMIRDLQPWWLERMMLTPDPTQEFATLFWHGHFATGYQPVRDAYLMWRQNEALRRYSLDSFATLARYIVHDPAMIKYLNNHQNRRGKPNENLARELMELFTLGEGMYRESDIKEGARALTGYTFSDNDFSFNERQHDDGSKTILGKRGKFDGEDFVGILLKQRACARYIALKLYRHYVADVSDRYEDLEGSAKLVVDQVARVLRSNKYAIRPTLRTLLASDHFYSDAVVGRKIKSPAQLVVGTARSMRTPKRSMVRQHEGMRVMGQTLFEPPSVAGWGVGRSWINTSTLYARQNTCVYMLTGKSPGRKWNKKGVNYDPMRLITDLDKGDPRGVANVLIDEQLGPGLPAERRVPLIDFLAEGDKAITRDRLLGFLTLVTAMPEYQLC; from the coding sequence ATGCCGAGTCTTCTTTCACCCATCCCGGATGCCCGCTTCGGGCCTGCCCAGGCGCGTCACCTGCTCTGTCGCGTTGCTTTCGGCCCGGATCGGGTGCGTGCGGCCCGGCTGTCGGAGCTGGGGGTGCACCAGGCGGTCGAGACGGTGCTGGCGGGTGCGGACACGTCGGGTTTGCCCGAGCCGCCCGTGGACCCGGACGTGCGTCGGCCGTTTACGCGTGAGGAGCAGCAGGCGTACCGTCAGGCGATCAACTCGGAGGACCCGGAGCTGCGTAAGAAGGCGCGTGAGGCGCGTCAGGCGTTCGACCGCAAGGACCGTCAGATGATCCGTGACCTTCAGCCGTGGTGGCTGGAGCGGATGATGTTGACGCCTGACCCGACGCAGGAGTTCGCGACGCTCTTCTGGCACGGCCACTTCGCGACGGGTTATCAGCCGGTGCGTGACGCGTACCTGATGTGGCGGCAGAACGAGGCGTTGCGTCGGTATTCGCTGGACAGTTTCGCGACGCTGGCGCGTTACATCGTGCATGACCCGGCGATGATCAAGTACCTCAACAATCATCAGAATCGTCGGGGCAAGCCCAACGAGAACCTGGCGCGTGAGCTGATGGAGCTGTTTACGCTGGGCGAGGGGATGTACCGCGAGTCGGACATCAAGGAGGGGGCTCGGGCGCTGACGGGGTACACGTTCAGCGACAATGATTTCAGTTTCAACGAGCGTCAGCACGACGACGGGTCCAAGACGATTCTCGGCAAGCGTGGGAAGTTTGACGGCGAGGACTTCGTGGGGATCCTGCTCAAGCAGCGGGCGTGTGCGCGGTACATCGCGCTCAAGCTCTACCGGCATTACGTGGCGGACGTGTCGGACCGTTACGAGGACCTGGAGGGTTCGGCGAAGCTGGTGGTGGATCAGGTGGCGCGGGTGCTGCGCAGCAACAAGTACGCGATCCGTCCGACGCTGCGGACGCTGCTGGCGAGCGATCATTTCTACAGCGATGCGGTGGTGGGTCGGAAGATCAAGAGCCCGGCGCAGCTGGTGGTGGGCACGGCGCGTTCGATGCGGACGCCCAAGCGTTCGATGGTGCGTCAGCACGAGGGCATGAGGGTGATGGGTCAGACGCTCTTTGAGCCGCCGAGCGTGGCGGGCTGGGGTGTGGGGCGGTCGTGGATCAACACGTCGACGCTCTATGCGCGTCAGAACACCTGTGTTTACATGCTCACGGGCAAGAGCCCGGGGCGCAAGTGGAACAAGAAGGGTGTGAACTACGACCCGATGCGGCTGATCACGGACCTGGACAAGGGTGATCCGCGGGGCGTGGCGAACGTGCTGATTGACGAGCAGCTCGGGCCGGGTCTGCCTGCGGAGCGTCGCGTGCCGCTGATTGACTTTCTGGCGGAGGGGGACAAGGCTATCACGCGGGATCGCCTGCTGGGCTTTTTGACGCTGGTGACGGCGATGCCCGAGTATCAGTTGTGTTGA
- a CDS encoding GAF domain-containing protein translates to MVTHSSTTTRKGPRLAGARRPLALLLVDAPSQVSEALASAGTPEGRELSVERVETAAQARQSLDAGRYDVLVVRAELTDGTGLGVVAHAGQLKRRPQCVLIADDPTAEQTLAAMRTGVADVLPGSPDRACAEACLRRVLDRLQADRANSDRVRRLRKLCKKLNEARIEVSQQVDVLCSDLVTAYQELAVQMQHMVQSTEYGTVIREELDLEQLLRKTLEHVVEKSGATNAAIYLPSSADEFSVGGYVNVNPDAGEGASDILLDQIADRIPATMQGVEELVHLTDDDAIADWMGADECFLEGNELLAVPCRAEEETLSVLVLFRDRTMPYDERVLETVEAIAPLLGEALAKVIRVHHRHVADDYYEGEDDGDTLSF, encoded by the coding sequence TTGGTCACACACTCATCCACGACAACCCGAAAGGGTCCGCGACTGGCGGGTGCCCGTCGTCCGCTGGCCCTGCTGCTGGTTGATGCACCATCCCAGGTGTCGGAGGCGTTGGCTTCGGCCGGGACGCCTGAGGGTCGGGAGCTTTCGGTTGAACGGGTTGAGACGGCTGCGCAGGCTCGGCAGAGTCTGGACGCGGGCCGCTACGACGTGCTGGTGGTGCGTGCGGAACTGACGGACGGGACGGGTCTGGGCGTGGTGGCGCACGCGGGTCAGCTCAAGCGTCGGCCGCAGTGCGTGCTGATCGCGGACGACCCGACGGCGGAGCAGACGCTGGCGGCGATGCGGACGGGTGTGGCGGACGTGCTGCCCGGTTCGCCTGACCGGGCGTGTGCTGAGGCCTGTCTGCGTCGTGTGCTGGACCGTCTGCAGGCGGACCGCGCGAATTCGGACCGGGTTCGTCGGCTTCGGAAGCTATGCAAGAAGCTGAACGAGGCGCGGATCGAGGTGAGTCAGCAGGTGGACGTGTTGTGCAGCGATCTGGTGACGGCGTACCAGGAGCTGGCGGTTCAGATGCAGCACATGGTGCAGTCGACGGAGTACGGGACGGTGATCCGTGAGGAGCTGGACCTGGAGCAGCTGCTGCGTAAGACGCTGGAGCACGTGGTGGAGAAGTCGGGCGCGACCAATGCGGCGATCTATCTGCCCTCGTCGGCGGACGAGTTTTCGGTGGGCGGTTATGTGAATGTGAATCCTGACGCCGGGGAGGGCGCCAGCGATATCCTGCTTGATCAGATTGCCGACCGGATCCCCGCGACGATGCAGGGTGTCGAGGAGCTGGTTCACCTGACGGACGACGACGCGATCGCCGACTGGATGGGAGCGGACGAGTGTTTCCTCGAGGGGAACGAGCTGCTGGCGGTGCCCTGCCGGGCCGAGGAGGAGACGTTGTCGGTGCTGGTGCTGTTCCGCGACCGGACGATGCCTTACGACGAGCGCGTGCTGGAGACGGTGGAGGCGATCGCCCCGCTGCTGGGCGAGGCGTTGGCGAAGGTGATCCGGGTGCATCACCGCCACGTGGCGGACGACTACTACGAGGGCGAGGACGACGGCGACACGCTGTCGTTCTGA
- a CDS encoding ATP-binding protein — protein MLVMTVLQGPDKGRRFELPDNEPQMIGRSSESLPLSDQTISRRHASLTPDNGKWVIHDLKSSNGTFVNGVRVTSARTLRPGDQVRTGSTLMVFGDEGAKAFQHQIRLSRKGEMDISVEHTVAANDESMIMAVPEPSQAAEFQLRVVYELVALIGSMTEKRELLEKVMDVIFAYFNADRGFILLKDGETELLEPVVIRRKDPESTHGREVDPAERPSTFTVSRTIVQYVMRKGFGVLSANAMTDRRFATGDSVQAYNIRSTMCVPIKYKGRLYGVIQLDSQVANYTYTEDQLTLLTAIGVQSGLALANLDLVEARVRSERLAAVGQTVASLSHSIKNILQGMRGGADVVELGMRKQNLKVISGGWEIVARNQERIYELAMNMLAYSKQREPELEMGNVEPLLRELVLLMQQQYDVKKVALLTDFAEDVPPVPIDASGMHQAVLNLLSNALDAVEPETGVVALSCTYDAEEPAVRITVVDNGEGMTKATQARLFEPFHSTKGLKGTGLGLVVTKKIIEEHGGRILVESTREDGTSFTLVLPVRDVPIESAGDTMGPSDPTTDFPDD, from the coding sequence ATGCTGGTGATGACGGTGTTGCAGGGCCCGGACAAGGGTCGCCGGTTCGAGTTGCCGGACAACGAGCCGCAGATGATCGGCCGTTCGTCGGAGTCGCTGCCGTTGTCGGACCAGACGATCTCGCGGCGGCACGCGTCGCTGACGCCTGACAATGGCAAGTGGGTGATCCACGACCTCAAGTCGTCGAACGGGACGTTTGTGAACGGCGTGCGTGTGACGAGTGCGCGGACGCTCCGGCCGGGTGATCAGGTGCGGACGGGGTCGACGCTGATGGTGTTCGGCGACGAGGGCGCGAAGGCGTTCCAGCACCAGATCCGCCTGTCGCGCAAGGGTGAGATGGATATCTCGGTCGAGCACACGGTGGCGGCGAACGACGAGTCGATGATCATGGCGGTGCCGGAGCCGTCGCAGGCGGCGGAGTTCCAGTTGCGTGTGGTGTACGAGCTGGTGGCGTTGATCGGCTCGATGACGGAGAAGCGTGAGCTGCTGGAGAAGGTGATGGACGTCATCTTCGCCTACTTCAACGCGGACCGGGGTTTTATTCTGCTCAAGGATGGCGAGACGGAGTTGCTGGAGCCGGTGGTGATCCGTCGGAAGGACCCGGAGTCGACGCACGGCCGTGAGGTGGACCCGGCGGAGCGGCCGAGCACGTTCACGGTGAGTCGGACGATCGTGCAGTACGTCATGCGCAAGGGATTCGGGGTGTTGTCGGCGAACGCGATGACGGACCGCCGGTTCGCGACGGGCGACTCGGTGCAGGCGTACAACATCCGGTCGACGATGTGCGTGCCGATCAAGTACAAGGGTCGGCTGTACGGCGTGATCCAGCTTGATTCGCAGGTGGCCAACTACACGTACACGGAGGATCAGCTGACGCTTCTGACGGCGATCGGTGTGCAGAGCGGTTTGGCGCTGGCGAACCTGGACCTGGTGGAGGCGCGTGTCCGGAGCGAGCGTCTGGCGGCGGTGGGCCAGACGGTGGCGTCGCTGTCGCACTCGATCAAGAACATCCTGCAGGGGATGCGTGGGGGCGCGGACGTGGTCGAGCTGGGGATGCGCAAGCAGAACCTGAAGGTGATCTCGGGCGGGTGGGAGATCGTGGCGCGGAATCAGGAGCGGATCTACGAGCTGGCGATGAACATGCTGGCTTATTCGAAGCAGCGCGAGCCGGAGCTGGAGATGGGCAATGTCGAGCCGCTGCTGCGTGAGCTGGTGTTGTTGATGCAGCAGCAGTACGACGTGAAGAAGGTGGCGTTGCTGACGGACTTCGCTGAGGACGTCCCGCCGGTGCCGATCGATGCTTCGGGGATGCACCAGGCGGTGTTGAATCTCCTGAGCAACGCGTTGGACGCGGTGGAGCCGGAGACGGGGGTGGTGGCGTTGAGCTGCACGTACGACGCGGAGGAGCCGGCGGTGCGGATCACGGTGGTGGACAATGGCGAGGGGATGACCAAGGCGACGCAGGCGCGTTTGTTCGAGCCGTTCCACTCGACCAAGGGGCTCAAGGGCACGGGTTTGGGGCTGGTGGTGACCAAGAAGATCATCGAGGAGCACGGCGGCCGGATCCTGGTGGAGAGCACGCGTGAAGATGGGACGTCTTTCACGCTGGTGTTGCCGGTGCGTGACGTGCCGATCGAGTCGGCGGGGGACACCATGGGACCTTCGGATCCGACGACCGATTTCCCGGACGACTAG
- a CDS encoding DnaA ATPase domain-containing protein yields the protein MSAICTAADDIPARIASHLADQIGSRKYTMWFDGTAHLDFDAEVQALRLTVPNDFAANWINQNFRGALTRAVERAVGGPARVEIAIDPKEFRIAASAQALAVQPAAAAPQAAAASAALAHGVNAGSRCPLLRHRLERFVVGPSNELAYTAALRLAEGDSHPYGPLFIHGGCGLGKTHLLQGICRRVMELDPGASVVYMTGEQFTNEFITAVRGNKIDRFRSRIRKLSLLAVDDVHFLADKQATQEEFLHSFEQIEMAGARVIMASDSHPRTIKRFGEGLRSRCLRGLVVQVQVPDDATRGRLLRELATRLELRLTDDAASLVMARWQGSVRELEGMLRTLHALVTLGQARGLSLSGIIDREVVKRALADDREAGPRRPLRYEEIVAEVERQTGVSRGMIAGGSRKPVAVLARSVCIHLTRKLTSMSFPEIATAMGKKTHSTVVTADKRMLRLLMDGKPMRFPGPVGEVTPRQLADRVQGCLMRGG from the coding sequence TTGAGCGCGATCTGCACCGCTGCTGACGATATTCCCGCGCGTATTGCGAGCCACCTTGCCGACCAGATCGGTTCGCGCAAGTACACGATGTGGTTCGACGGTACGGCTCATCTTGATTTTGATGCGGAGGTTCAGGCGTTACGTCTGACGGTCCCGAATGATTTTGCGGCGAACTGGATCAACCAGAACTTTCGGGGTGCGTTGACGCGAGCGGTGGAGCGTGCGGTCGGGGGCCCGGCGCGTGTGGAGATCGCGATTGATCCGAAGGAGTTTCGGATCGCGGCCTCGGCGCAGGCGTTGGCGGTGCAGCCGGCTGCTGCTGCGCCCCAGGCTGCGGCGGCGTCGGCGGCTCTGGCGCATGGTGTGAACGCGGGATCGCGTTGCCCGCTGCTGCGTCACCGGCTGGAGCGTTTTGTGGTCGGTCCGTCAAACGAGTTGGCGTACACGGCGGCGCTGCGTCTGGCGGAGGGCGATAGCCACCCGTACGGCCCGCTGTTTATTCATGGCGGGTGCGGGTTGGGCAAGACGCACCTGCTTCAGGGGATCTGTCGGCGGGTGATGGAGCTGGATCCGGGCGCGTCGGTGGTCTACATGACGGGTGAGCAGTTCACGAACGAGTTCATCACGGCTGTGCGTGGGAACAAGATCGATCGTTTCCGTTCGCGGATCCGGAAGCTGAGTCTGCTGGCGGTAGATGACGTGCACTTCCTGGCGGACAAGCAGGCGACGCAGGAGGAGTTCCTGCACAGTTTCGAGCAGATCGAGATGGCGGGTGCTCGTGTGATCATGGCGAGCGACAGTCACCCGCGGACGATCAAGCGTTTTGGCGAGGGGCTTCGCAGCCGTTGTCTTCGTGGTCTGGTGGTTCAGGTTCAGGTTCCGGACGATGCGACACGTGGGCGTCTTCTGCGTGAGTTGGCGACGCGTCTGGAGCTCCGTCTGACGGACGATGCCGCGTCGCTGGTGATGGCGCGTTGGCAGGGATCGGTGCGTGAGTTGGAGGGGATGCTGCGTACGCTGCACGCGTTGGTGACGCTGGGGCAGGCCCGGGGCTTGTCGCTGAGCGGGATCATTGACCGTGAGGTGGTGAAGCGTGCGTTGGCGGATGACCGCGAGGCGGGTCCGCGTAGGCCGCTTCGTTACGAGGAGATCGTGGCGGAGGTGGAGCGTCAGACGGGTGTGTCGCGTGGCATGATCGCGGGTGGCAGCCGCAAGCCGGTGGCGGTTCTGGCGCGTTCGGTGTGCATCCATCTGACGCGGAAGCTGACGTCGATGAGTTTCCCGGAGATCGCGACGGCGATGGGGAAGAAGACGCACTCGACGGTGGTGACGGCGGACAAGCGGATGCTTCGGCTGCTGATGGATGGCAAGCCGATGCGTTTTCCGGGCCCGGTGGGTGAGGTGACGCCTCGGCAGCTGGCGGACCGTGTTCAGGGGTGCCTGATGCGAGGGGGTTGA
- the argH gene encoding argininosuccinate lyase has protein sequence MSDTKTTSKPWEHAKSSGSETDPLAARFVSSIDYDWRLYKQDIRGSIAHATMLEQVGLITAGDLEAIEAGLRAIESEIDERGRGWPGFTYELEDIHMCVEAALIERVGEPGRKLHTGRSRNDQVALDLMLWVRDAIEERVTPLLDALTDGLVALAERDGAIVMPSYTHLQRAQPIVVGGELFAWHEAFVRAGQRVAQVGVDMYHSPLGSGAVAGTSLPLNRDMTAEALDFPLNASSSIDATANRDAAVDFVYALSMTAMTLSRWAEQWIIYASTEFGFIKLDDAYTTGSSMMPQKQNPDMLELIRGKCGAVYGSLVALLTTLKGLPIAYNRDLQEDKKHVFRAFDDVCDCLEMAAKIVAGTTFQKERIASTLDRGYLDATSLADYLVTKGVPFRTAHQVVGRLVQVSEERGLGALGKLSLEQFRAESELVEADVFDWLGAENVVKRYQSDGNAGLSGFVSLLEWVRSEGAAEGEALEWDDMVSGLRNLADQMEAEHASKPKGAD, from the coding sequence ATGAGCGACACGAAGACAACGTCCAAGCCGTGGGAGCACGCGAAGAGCTCGGGCAGCGAGACCGATCCATTGGCGGCGCGGTTTGTTTCCTCGATCGATTACGACTGGCGGCTGTACAAGCAGGACATCCGCGGGTCGATCGCGCACGCGACGATGCTGGAGCAGGTCGGGCTGATCACGGCGGGGGACCTCGAGGCGATCGAGGCGGGTTTGCGGGCGATCGAGTCGGAGATCGACGAGCGGGGTCGCGGGTGGCCGGGGTTCACGTACGAGCTGGAAGACATCCACATGTGCGTGGAGGCGGCGTTGATCGAGCGTGTGGGCGAGCCGGGCCGGAAGCTGCACACGGGGCGCAGCCGGAACGACCAGGTGGCGTTGGACCTGATGCTCTGGGTCCGCGACGCGATCGAGGAGCGTGTGACGCCCCTGCTGGACGCGTTGACGGACGGGCTGGTGGCGTTGGCGGAGCGTGATGGCGCGATCGTGATGCCCTCGTACACGCACCTGCAGCGTGCTCAGCCGATCGTGGTGGGGGGGGAGTTGTTCGCGTGGCACGAGGCGTTCGTGCGTGCGGGCCAGCGTGTGGCGCAGGTCGGCGTGGACATGTATCACTCGCCGCTGGGCTCGGGCGCGGTGGCGGGCACGTCGTTGCCGCTGAACCGGGACATGACGGCGGAGGCGTTGGACTTCCCGCTGAACGCATCGAGCAGTATTGACGCGACGGCGAACCGGGACGCGGCGGTTGATTTTGTGTACGCGTTGTCGATGACGGCGATGACCTTGTCGCGTTGGGCGGAGCAGTGGATTATTTACGCGTCGACGGAGTTCGGATTCATCAAGCTGGATGACGCGTACACGACGGGTTCGTCGATGATGCCTCAGAAGCAGAACCCGGACATGCTGGAGCTGATCCGTGGTAAGTGCGGGGCGGTGTACGGCTCGCTGGTGGCGTTGCTGACGACGCTCAAGGGTCTGCCGATCGCGTACAACCGTGATCTTCAGGAGGACAAGAAGCACGTGTTCCGGGCGTTTGACGACGTGTGCGACTGTCTGGAGATGGCGGCGAAGATCGTGGCGGGGACGACTTTTCAGAAGGAGCGGATCGCGTCGACGCTGGACCGTGGTTATCTGGACGCGACGTCGCTGGCGGATTACCTGGTGACGAAGGGGGTGCCGTTCCGGACGGCGCATCAGGTCGTGGGCCGGCTGGTTCAGGTGTCGGAGGAGCGTGGTCTGGGCGCGTTGGGGAAGCTGTCGCTGGAGCAGTTCCGGGCCGAGTCGGAGTTGGTGGAGGCGGACGTGTTCGACTGGCTGGGTGCGGAGAACGTGGTGAAGCGTTATCAGTCGGACGGCAACGCGGGGCTGAGCGGGTTCGTCTCGCTGCTGGAGTGGGTTCGGAGCGAGGGTGCGGCCGAGGGCGAGGCGTTGGAGTGGGACGACATGGTTTCGGGGTTGAGGAACCTCGCGGATCAGATGGAGGCCGAGCACGCTTCCAAGCCGAAGGGTGCTGATTAA
- a CDS encoding HNH endonuclease, producing the protein MAVRVVDARRAFSMLVRNMAEVIRVDDGSYTAHDFDSWADLSEYRDAINDGVEAYEWIRTVRMQLAVPKVIRLLGYDRLPNQDVKLNRRNIFARDRNICQYCGSHFPTSELSLDHIVPRTQGGGSSWTNLVCCCVACNSRKGGRTPVQASMKLIRKPVKPARNPVISIRLGHDKYASWRAFLDHAYWSVELR; encoded by the coding sequence ATGGCCGTGCGGGTCGTGGATGCCCGCCGGGCGTTCTCGATGCTGGTGCGCAACATGGCCGAGGTGATCCGTGTGGATGACGGGTCGTACACGGCGCACGATTTTGACAGCTGGGCGGACCTCTCCGAGTACCGAGACGCAATTAATGATGGCGTCGAGGCTTATGAGTGGATTCGGACGGTTCGGATGCAGTTGGCGGTGCCGAAGGTGATCCGTTTGCTGGGTTATGACCGCCTGCCGAACCAGGATGTGAAGCTCAACCGCCGGAACATTTTTGCTCGAGACCGGAACATCTGCCAGTACTGCGGGTCGCATTTTCCGACGTCGGAGCTGAGTCTGGATCACATTGTTCCGCGGACGCAGGGTGGCGGGAGTTCGTGGACGAACCTGGTCTGCTGCTGTGTGGCGTGCAACAGCCGCAAGGGGGGTCGGACGCCTGTGCAGGCGAGCATGAAGCTGATCCGCAAGCCGGTGAAGCCGGCGCGGAACCCTGTGATCAGCATTCGTCTGGGTCACGACAAGTACGCGAGCTGGCGTGCGTTTCTGGATCACGCTTACTGGTCGGTCGAGTTGCGCTGA